The bacterium genomic sequence GCGCATGCGCCAGCAGGAGCGCTTGGCCGCGGTGGGCGCGCTGGCTGCCTCGATCGCGCACGAGATCCGCAATCCGCTGGCCTCGATCGCCGGCAGCGTGGAGCTGCTGGCGGCGGACCTGCCGCTGACGGGCGAGCATCGCATCCTGATGGATCTCATCCTCAAAGAGAGCGATCGGCTGAACCTCCTGATCACGGACTTCCTGGATTTCACGCGCGAGCGGCGCCCGCAGCCCAAGCCGCTGGATCCGACGCTGCTCCTCAAGGAAGCGCTGCGCCTGATCCGGCAGCGGCCGGAGGCGGACGAGCAGCTCAAGCTCACGCTGAGCAATGACGGCGCGCCGGCAGTGATCGAGGCCGACCCGGGCATGCTGCGCCAGGTCTGCCTCAACCTGCTGCTCAATGCTTGCGAGGCGGTGGACTGGGAAGGCCGCCTCACGGTCTCGGCGCGCGGGGCGCAGGGGATCAGCGGCGAGGAGGAGCTGGTCGTGCAGTTCCGGGACGACGGTCCCGGTGTGCCGCCCGAGGCGCGGGGGCGGCTCTTCGAGCCCTTCTTCACGACGAAGACGGGCGGCACGGGACTCGGCCTGGCGATCGCCCACCGCATCGTGGAGATGCACGGTGGCCAGCTCGAGCTGCTGGAGGAAGCGGGGCCGGGAAGCGTGTTCGAGCTGCGCCTGCCGGCGCGCGCGCGCAGCGAAGAGGACCTGCCCGAGGGCGTGGTCCAAGCGACCGAAAACACCGTCTAGGCACCAAGCGAGGGAGCTGTACCAATGGCCCAGCCGCGCATCCTGCTCGTCGACGACGAAGAGAGCATGATCCGATTCCTCTCGATCATGCTCGCCAAGGAAGGCTACGAGATCCGCGCGGTTTCGAGCGGCAAGGCCGCCCTGCGCGAGCTGCAGAACTGGCGCGCGGACCTGGTGATCAGCGACATTCGCATGCCCGAGATGGACGGCATCCAGCTCCTCACCGGCATCAAGGCCATCGACGCCTCGATCCCGGTCATCCTGCTCACCGCCTACGCCAGCCAGGAGACGGCGATCGAGGCCGTCAACAAGGGCGCCTTCCACTACCTGATCAAGCAGGCGCGCAACGAAGAGATCAAGATGGTGGTGCGCAACGCCCTCGCGATGCGCGAGGTGCGCAGCGAGAACGTCCAGCTCCGCCGCCAGCTCCAGGACGACTCCTCGCTGGAGTCGATCATCGGCAGCAGCGAGGCGATGCAGCGCATCTTCGGGATCGTGCGCAAGGTGGCCCCGACCGACAGCACTATCCTGATCGGCGGCGAGAGCGGCACGGGCAAGGAGCTGATCGCGCGCGCCATCCACTTCATGAGCGGCCGCGCCGACAAGCCCTTCGTGGGCGTCAACTGCGGCGCGCTGCCGGAGAACCTGCTCGAGAGCGAGCTGTTCGGCCACGTGAAGGGCTCCTTCACCGGCGCCATCCGCGACAAGGAAGGCCTCTTCAAGGTGGCCGAGTCCGGCACGATCTTCCTCGACGAGGTGGGGGAAGGCACGCCCGCGCTGCAGGTCAAGCTGCTGCGGGCTTTGCAGGAGCGCGAGTTCCTGCCCGTCGGCGGCACCTCCCCGATCAAGGTCGACGTGCGCGTGCTGGCCGCCACGAACCGCGACCTCGAGGCCGAGGTCGAGCGCGGCACCTTCCGCCCGGATCTCTACTACCGTCTCAACGTGATTCCGCTCACGGTGCCGCCTCTGCGCGATCGGCGGGAGGACATCCCGCTGCTCGTGCGGCACTTCCTGCAGCGCCTGGCCGAGAAGCGCAACCTACCGATCAAGGGCGTGAGCAAGGAAGCCATGGAGCTGCTCTGTGGGTACGACTGGCCCGGCAACGTGCGCGAGCTCGAGAACGTGCTCGAGCGCACGGTGCTCCTGGAGGAGCGCGAGACGCTCGACCGCGACTCGCTGCCGGAGAAGCTGCTGCAGGACCCGGAGCGCGGGGCGAAGTCCTTCTTCGAGGGAAAGCCGCGCGCGACGCTCGAGGAACTGGAGCGGGAGTACCTGCTCCAGGTGCTCGAGTCCACGGGTTGGCAGAAGAAGAAGGCCAGCTCCATCCTGGGCATCAACGCGTCCACGCTCTACCGCAAGATCCAGCGCTACGGCCTGGATCGGACGCGCGAAGGCCTGCTGGTGGAGTGAAGCCCTCGGCCCCCCTGGGGCTCAATTTGCATGGCTGCACGGACCACGGTCCGGGGGAACAGCCGTGCAAGCTGCAACGGGCGCTGCAAGTGTCGGTAACGACCGGGCTTGACGCGCCACAACCTGCAAGGGGGGCTTGGCACTACCCTTGCGATGAGGGGCCCGGACCGACAAGGAGCCACCGGCGCCCGATTCGGCGGACCAACAGGAGGTTCTCTCAGATGTTTTCCAACAAGGGTTTCACCCTGATCGAGCTCATGATCGTGGTGGTGATCATCGGCATCCTGGCCGCCATCGCCATCCCGAACTTCGTTGCGATGCAGGATCGCGCCCGTGAGGCGGCCGTGAAGTCCAACGGCCACACGGCGCAGCTCGCGGTCGAGGATCTGGCCGTGCAGGCCAACGGCGTCTATCCCGACGGCGCCGGTGCCCTGGAAGCCATCGTGGAGGCGCTGCCCGGCGGCGTGCAGCTCTCCCCCCCCTTCGTCGGCGGCAACGGCCTGAGTGCTGGCGATGGCGCAGCTCAGGGCATGGTGGACTACATCGATCCGACGGGCACTACCGTCCCCAATCTGTATCGGATCGACTGCTACGGTAAGGACCCGGCACTGCCGCCAGTTCTCGTTCTGTCCAACGGCTAGACGATTCGCAGTGGCGGCGGGAGCCGGGGGGCTCCCGCCGCGTTTCTCCCTCTACTCAGCGAGGTCAGGCGTGCACCGGCTCTCTCACTCGAGTCGCGGCTTCACGCTCATCGAGCTGATGATCGTCATCGTGATTCTCGGCGTTCTCGCCGCCATCGCCACGCCCAACTTCACGACGATGCGCGACCGCGCCCGCGAGGCCGCGGTCAAGGGCAACGGGCATGCCTGCCAGCTCGCCGTGGAGTCCTACGCCGCGGCGAATTTCGGCAGCTACCCGCCCGCGGCCAGCGCCCTCGCCGACATCCAGGCCAACCTGCCCGGCAACGTGCTCGTCACGAATCCCTTCAATGGCGGCGTTGGGCTCTCGATCGGCGGCGGTGCCCTCGAGGGAATCGTCGACTACCAGGATCCGGTCGCCGTCGGCCTGCCGCAGCGCTACCGCCTCATCTGCTACGGCACGAACGCGCTGCCCATCCAGACCCTCAGCAACGGCTGAGCCTCGGCGCGTCCTTCTCGCCTCCATCGTCACCCGATTGGAACGCCCCGTGCGACAGCAAGGGCGATCGCCCCATTTGCGGGAATATCGGTCAATCCCTGCCCACCCTGGGCAAGGATTGACTGCTTCCGAGCCAAGGAGGCGCCCCTAGCATGAGCGACGCCGCGCTGCTGCGCGTCGAAGACCTGCGCAAGAGCTACCGGCTCGGGCCCCGCCGCCGGCAGCGCGTGCTCGATGGGCTCAGCCTGCGCGTGGAGCGGGGCGAGGTCTACGGTCTCCTCGGCCGCAACGGCGCTGGCAAGAGCACGACCTTCCGTCTGCTCACCGGGCTCGCCCGGCCGGATGGCGGCGAGATCCACATCCTCGGCGGGCGTCCCGGCGACCGCGACGTGCACCTGCGCCTGGGCTACTGCCCCGAGAACCCGCAATTCCCGCCCAACCTGACCGTGCGCGAGCTGATGCGCTTCCACGCCTCGCTGGTCGCCTCGCGGCTTGTGACGGCGAGGAGCCGCGTCGACTGGCTGGCGGCGCAGTTCGATCTCAGCGGCGTCAGCCGCCGCGAGTTGCGCCAGCTCTCCCGCGGTACGCAGCAGCGCGTGGCGCTCGCGCTGGCCCTGCTCGCGCGACCCGAGCTCTTGATCCTCGATGAGCCGCTGACTGCGCTCGATCCCCTGCAGCGCCAGCGCGTGATCGAGATCCTGCTCGAGCACAAGCGGGCGGGCACGGCGATGATCATCTCCAGCCACATCCTCGCGGAGCTCGAGGCCCTGGCCGATCGCCTCGGCGCGCTCAAGGACGGCCGGATCGGCCACGAGATCGCGCTCGGCGCCTCGAGTGCCGCGCCGCTCGCGATGGACATCCGCATTCCCTTCGAGAAGACGAAGGAGGCGCGCCTGGACGCGCCCGATCTTGACAGCGTGCGCGAGGGCGAGACGGCGGCTTTCCGCGGTCTGCCCTTCGAGCGCGCCCAGACCCTGCTGCAGCGCTGGAGCGCGCTGGGCATTCCGATCCTCGAGCTGGCCGAGCGCCGGGATCTGCCGGCCGCGGAGATCCTCGCCAGCATCGCCGAGGAGACGCCGACGGCCGCCCCCGCGAGCGCGCGCGACCGCGACAAGGAGCGCGTATGAGAAACGTCGCCGTGCTGACGCTCGCCGGCCTCCGCGAAGCCCTGCGCGACCGTCTGCTCCACAGCCTGCTCGGTCTGGGCGCGATCATCCTCGGCGCGCTCGCGCTGATGGCGCCGCTCACGCTCGGCGGGCGCGAGAAGACCTTCCACGACGCCGCGCTGGCCTGGATCCACATCTCGGCCCTGCTGACGATGCTGGTGATGGGGGCCTGGAACCTGCACCGCGAGCGGGAGCGGGGGATCTGGCTCGGCATCCTCACGCGGCCGATCTCGCGCCAAGAGTACCTGCTCGGGCGCCTGAGCGGCCTGCTCGGCGCGCTGGCGCTGGTCATCATCGCCGCGACGGCGATCTACCTCGTGATCGGCTGGGCGATGCGCGTGCCGCTCCTGCCCGGCCTGCCCACCGCGCTGCTCTATGTGTTCCTCGAGATGAGCCTGCTCGCCGGCTTCGTGCTGCTCTTCTCGACCTTCACCGGCCTCGTGATGACGCTCTTCCTCGCCCTCGCCGTCTTCGCGGCCGGGCACCTCTCGGCCGATCTCCTGCGCTTTGCGGCACTCACCGACAGCGGTTTCCTGCGTGCGCTCGCCCTGGCAGCGCACTGGCTCTTGCCGCACCTTGAGCTCTACCGCGTGCGCAACAGCCTGGTGGGGGGCAGCCCCCCGCCGCCCGACGCCCTGCTCGCGGCGCTCGGCTACACGCTCCTGTACTTCACTGCCCTCGTCGGCGCGGCGGCCGCCGTCTTCGCCCGCCGCGAGATCCGCTGATGGCCCGCTCGCTAGCCCTCGCCGCGCTCAGTCTGGTGCTGCTCGCTTTCGCGCAGCTTGGCCAGCCCGCGCCCCTCATCCGGCAGCAGGAGCCCCAGCGCCCGCTCGAGGCCGTGCTGATGGGCAGCGAGGCCCTGCTCGCCGACTACTACTGGTTCGATCTGCTCCAGTACTACGGCGGCTACCGGCTGGGACAGCACGACCTGTCCGAGTTCAACCAGCGCGTGGAGCGCCTGCTGCGGCTGGACCCCGCCTTCCACCGCGCCACCCTCTTCGCGGCCGTCGTCCGCGCCACGGACATGCAGGACCCCGCAGGCGCCCTGCGCTGGCTGGCCTATGCGGAGCGGGCCAATCCGACCTACTGGGTCTATCCCTACGAGCAGGGCTTCTTCCACTACCTGTGGCTCGAAAACTACCGGGAGGCACGGGCCGCCTTCGCGCGG encodes the following:
- a CDS encoding sigma-54-dependent Fis family transcriptional regulator, which translates into the protein MAQPRILLVDDEESMIRFLSIMLAKEGYEIRAVSSGKAALRELQNWRADLVISDIRMPEMDGIQLLTGIKAIDASIPVILLTAYASQETAIEAVNKGAFHYLIKQARNEEIKMVVRNALAMREVRSENVQLRRQLQDDSSLESIIGSSEAMQRIFGIVRKVAPTDSTILIGGESGTGKELIARAIHFMSGRADKPFVGVNCGALPENLLESELFGHVKGSFTGAIRDKEGLFKVAESGTIFLDEVGEGTPALQVKLLRALQEREFLPVGGTSPIKVDVRVLAATNRDLEAEVERGTFRPDLYYRLNVIPLTVPPLRDRREDIPLLVRHFLQRLAEKRNLPIKGVSKEAMELLCGYDWPGNVRELENVLERTVLLEERETLDRDSLPEKLLQDPERGAKSFFEGKPRATLEELEREYLLQVLESTGWQKKKASSILGINASTLYRKIQRYGLDRTREGLLVE
- a CDS encoding type II secretion system protein — encoded protein: MFSNKGFTLIELMIVVVIIGILAAIAIPNFVAMQDRAREAAVKSNGHTAQLAVEDLAVQANGVYPDGAGALEAIVEALPGGVQLSPPFVGGNGLSAGDGAAQGMVDYIDPTGTTVPNLYRIDCYGKDPALPPVLVLSNG
- a CDS encoding PAS domain S-box protein, which translates into the protein MSSRDAEWVGIDPAWRAGATLTLVFLLALASLLGAPPGLLLGLGVAAGAAGGWTLAGIRGERRRREISERRLQESARTAEDIIAAIPSGLVGLDDTGAVCRWNEGATRILGMGRGGMIGQHVDRWPIDGQRGLAALLRDALDGRTVTRGSLDVTRTDGRTLPLGISTSCLAGSGGRGTGAVAVFQDLTEARKLRSRMRQQERLAAVGALAASIAHEIRNPLASIAGSVELLAADLPLTGEHRILMDLILKESDRLNLLITDFLDFTRERRPQPKPLDPTLLLKEALRLIRQRPEADEQLKLTLSNDGAPAVIEADPGMLRQVCLNLLLNACEAVDWEGRLTVSARGAQGISGEEELVVQFRDDGPGVPPEARGRLFEPFFTTKTGGTGLGLAIAHRIVEMHGGQLELLEEAGPGSVFELRLPARARSEEDLPEGVVQATENTV
- a CDS encoding type II secretion system protein — its product is MAQLRAWWTTSIRRALPSPICIGSTATVRTRHCRQFSFCPTARRFAVAAGAGGLPPRFSLYSARSGVHRLSHSSRGFTLIELMIVIVILGVLAAIATPNFTTMRDRAREAAVKGNGHACQLAVESYAAANFGSYPPAASALADIQANLPGNVLVTNPFNGGVGLSIGGGALEGIVDYQDPVAVGLPQRYRLICYGTNALPIQTLSNG
- a CDS encoding ABC transporter ATP-binding protein encodes the protein MSDAALLRVEDLRKSYRLGPRRRQRVLDGLSLRVERGEVYGLLGRNGAGKSTTFRLLTGLARPDGGEIHILGGRPGDRDVHLRLGYCPENPQFPPNLTVRELMRFHASLVASRLVTARSRVDWLAAQFDLSGVSRRELRQLSRGTQQRVALALALLARPELLILDEPLTALDPLQRQRVIEILLEHKRAGTAMIISSHILAELEALADRLGALKDGRIGHEIALGASSAAPLAMDIRIPFEKTKEARLDAPDLDSVREGETAAFRGLPFERAQTLLQRWSALGIPILELAERRDLPAAEILASIAEETPTAAPASARDRDKERV